In Armatimonadota bacterium, the genomic stretch GGCAAGTTCTTCAGCCGCTCCGTCACCTGTTCGGGCCATACCTTTGGCTTCTTCTCACCGCGCATCTGTAGACATAAGGATACGCTTTTTAGAAGTCGTAAGCCTTGCTAACGGACGGGAATTGTTGGATGTAGTCCTTCACGTCGTGGATGGTCGGGATGTGCTCGGTCGCTCCGAGGTGCGGAACTTTCAGCGCGGCGGCGGCGGCTCCGAAGCGTAGCGAGTGGCCCAAACTCCAGCGGTGGGTGAGACCATAGAGCGTGCCAGCCCGGAAGGCGTCACCAGCCCCCGTAGTGTCTTTGGTGATCTCGACCGGGTACGCGGGGAGGTGCAGCGGGTCTTCGTCTGGCTCGCACACGTAACAGCCCTGACCGGCATCTGTTAGGATCGTTGTGCACCGGTGCTTGGCAGTCCAGTCTGTCACCCACTTGAGATTCACATCGTGGTTGTGCCTCTCACCCACCCAGTCGGTGCCGTACTGGCAAATCGAGCCTTCCGGAATGCGCTCGTCCTCACGGAAGAAGTCCATCAGGTACAGGTGCATTCCCGAGGCGTACGCCGCCGCAATCGCTTCTCGGCTGCCGTCGGCAATGTTGGGGTCAGCGGTAAACCAGGCACCTTTCCTGACCGGGATAGAGGCTTTGCTAGTACAGAACTCTTCGTCGTGGAAACCGAAACCGAACATGGTCCGGTCGCCGTCATCGGTGACGTAGACATCGCATACCGGAGTCTCGCCTTGCCGCGACAGAAGGTGAACATCGAGCCCCTTCTCGAGGAGCATCATGCGGAGCTGTTCGCCTTCAAATCCGGTTCCCAGGGTGTTCCCAACCAGGGCGACTTCCTGACGCCACATCGTGAGGTAGCAGGCCGTATTGGCGGCCTCGCCACCAAGAAGTTCAATTTGGTCGAAGACGGGGCAATAGCCACCCTTCTTCGGCATATCTGTGATACGCCGAATCCGATCAACACATATGGTGCCGTAGACTATGACCAAACCGAGAGATAATTTCCTCCGGGAAACTTTACCTACTCAAGTACCCTTTTGGCTTGCGCTAGGGCTTTATGTTCAGGCTCTTGGTTTTTGAAACGTAGAGCCCGCGAAACACGAATCGGAGCGAACCGTCCATAATACGGAAGACCTACCATGAAACTTGTATCTCTCTTCGTCGCCGGAGCATTGGCTCTTGGGGCAGTTTCCGGTGCCCAGACCCCCAGCAAGAACGTTCAAGACGCCAACCAGGTGCTTATCAATATTGACAAGTTGAACGTCGTCAAATTTGTCCTCCCCTTGCTGCTTAAGAAAAAGCAGATCGGCGACATGATGGCCGCGATGGAAAAGTGTCGTTCTAAAGAGCTGGAAGTTCGCGAGGCAGACGCTAAAGAGCTCCTCAAACTCGACGCCGACGTGAAGAAAGCGGTGACAGCCGCAGTGGAAAAAGGCGATTACCCCGATAAAGCTTTTCAAGCAAAGGTCATCGCGGTTCAAGAAGCGATCTTAATTCGCCGCCGCATCGCAGTGGCCGAAAACGTCCAGATCCTGGAAGATGCCGCGAAGCTCTCCTTGGACGAAGGCCAGCTCAAAGTAATGGTCAACATCCTGGATCCT encodes the following:
- a CDS encoding carbohydrate kinase family protein; this translates as MVIVYGTICVDRIRRITDMPKKGGYCPVFDQIELLGGEAANTACYLTMWRQEVALVGNTLGTGFEGEQLRMMLLEKGLDVHLLSRQGETPVCDVYVTDDGDRTMFGFGFHDEEFCTSKASIPVRKGAWFTADPNIADGSREAIAAAYASGMHLYLMDFFREDERIPEGSICQYGTDWVGERHNHDVNLKWVTDWTAKHRCTTILTDAGQGCYVCEPDEDPLHLPAYPVEITKDTTGAGDAFRAGTLYGLTHRWSLGHSLRFGAAAAALKVPHLGATEHIPTIHDVKDYIQQFPSVSKAYDF